A window of Oncorhynchus keta strain PuntledgeMale-10-30-2019 chromosome 27, Oket_V2, whole genome shotgun sequence contains these coding sequences:
- the LOC118359740 gene encoding myelin transcription factor 1-like isoform X2 produces MSQDTAETRTRTRSKGIRVPVELVGAELSSCPTPGCDGSGHVIGRYSRHRSILGCPIVKKRKLVEAEENQPAPKKKTLPLKLAMDEGFNIADSDAASEAEHKEGEESEEEEQKEKENSKMPNPAMSMKADCSQVIPEDTEKETSVESDTIAAPEAGTSHKDTATTTQQQASTEEEAEAEADRHKEEMQVVAEIQAAEEEEEEDEDTVDAHRTIEHPKGDNETGRAESEEKQKEEVGEEEEEEGGGEEEKEEERQFVSQEISDHQYSSGDYSRHPAKEEGDEEEEKKGEEKEEEEEEKEEVEEEEEEVEEEKEEEEDEVVYMEPAIPLAPSTPAQECEDTEVAAGEVKIGSPLTEEEEEEEEEEEEEEEEETEAGEVEEEDHDSHKAPPTTVVIEIRSEEEEEEEEEEDDCLSQGSGVTDDSETWDMTRGNLGLLEQAIALKAEQVRGPHVDQQSPEHQHYHSPDDRASKAMDQAMRHRGHHSKEKKEVKCPTPGCDGTGHVTGLYPHHRSLSGCPHKDRIPPEILAMHENVLKCPTPGCIGQGHVNSNRNTHRSLSGCPIAAAEKLSKGGHVTPSHPQPSVSEPPTGSPHSDRVLRPMCFVKQLEIPQYGYRPNMVPATPRANLAKELEKYSKVSFDYASFDVQVFGKPLLVPKIPATSQTSPKAFKSKPFPKATSPGHSFSGGYAKSSSSSSSSGYDYTHDAEAAHMAATAILNLSTRCWESPENLRTKQQDPAGKDIDIEVDENGTLDLSMKKPIKMEGMQSPDPCSSSSSQHPGDVPSPQGHLQEELEGPLDFTKPNCPKEKEEQDEMDYVAHSYTSSDAEDDDITQESMEDKKYPGEVTTSSFKVQFSPKDCKKEVLLCPTPGCDGSGHITGNYASHRSLSGCPLADKSLRTLMAAHSAELKCPTPECDGSGHITGNYASHRSLSGCPRAKKGAVKTTPTKDDKEDPELLSRCPVPGCDSLGHISGKYATHRSAYGCPLAARRQKEGLLNGSPFSWKAFKTEGPICPTPGCDGSGHANGSFLTHRSLSGCPRASANKKRTRFPGDEYITANFKASDVLDNDEDIKQLNKEIGELSESNSEMEDDMMNLHTQISSMEKNLKSMEEENKQIEERNDALYIELSGLSQALIRSLSNIRLPHMEPMSDQNFDNYVDTLTHMFSNKDCYQNPENRALLESINQAVKGIEV; encoded by the exons ATGAGTCAGGACACAGCAGAAACGAGAACCCGGACCCGCTCAAAAGGCATCAGAG TACCCGTTGAACTCGTGGGAGCAGAGTTAAG TAGCTGCCCCACTCCCGGGTGCGATGGTTCAGGCCATGTCATTGGGAGATATTCACGACACAGAAG CATTCTTGGATGCCCAATAGTGAAGAAGAGGAAACTTGTGGAGGCAGAAGAGAATCAACCCGCCCCCAAGAAAAAGACCCTGCCCCTGAAGTTGGCCATGGACGAGGGCTTCAACATAGCAGACAGTGACGCCGCCAGTGAGGCAGagcataaggagggggaggagtcagaggaggaggagcagaaagAGAAGGAAAATAGCAAAATGCCAAACCCAGCCATGTCCATGAAAG CCGATTGCTCACAGGTGATACCCGAAGACACCGAAAAAGAGACATCTGTCGAGTCCGACACCATAGCTGCACCTGAAGCAGGGACTTCGCACAAGGACACAGCCACCACAACCCAACAGCAAGCTTCCACAGAGGAAgaagcagaggcagaggcagacagacacaaagaggagATGCAAGTAGTGGCAGAGATACAGGccgctgaggaggaggaggaggaagatgaggatacAGTTGATGCACACAGAACAATAGAGCATCCCAAAGGCGACAATGAAAcagggagagcagagagtgagGAGAAGCAAAAGGaggaggtaggagaggaggaggaggaggagggaggaggggaggaagagaaagaggaggagaggcaatTTGTGAGTCAGGAGATCTCAGATCACCAGTATTCCAGTGGCGACTATAGCAGGCATCCGGCaaaagaggagggagatgaggaagaagagaagaagggagaggaaaaggaggaggaggaggaagagaaggaggaggtggaagaggaggaagaggaggtagaggaagaaaaggaggaagaggaggatgaggtggTCTACATGGAGCCTGCCATCCCTCTTGCCCCTAGTACTCCTGCTCAGGAATGTGAGGATACAGAAGTGGCAGCGGGGGAGGTAAAGATTGGTTCCCCGTTgactgaagaggaggaagaggaggaggaagaagaggaggaggaagaagaggaggaaacagaaGCAGGGGAGGTGGAAGAAGAGGACCACGACTCTCACAAAGCCCCACCTACCACAGTGGTCATTGAGATACgatctgaggaagaggaggaggaagaggaggaagaagatgacTGTCTCTCACAGGGTTCGGGTGTGACAGATGACTCAGAGACCTGGGATATGACCCGGGGGAATTTGGGACTGCTGGAGCAAGCCATCGCCCTGAAGGCCGAGCAGGTGAGAGGGCCGCATGTCGACCAACAGTCTCCAGAGCACCAGCACTACCACAGCCCCGATGACAGGGCCAGCAAAGCCATGGACCAAGCCATGCGACACAGAGGACACCACAGCAAAG AAAAGAAGGAGGTGAAATGCCCTACCCCTGGGTGTGATGGGACGGGCCATGTGACTGGGCTGTACCCCCACCACCGCAGTCTCTCTGGGTGCCCTCACAAAGATAGGATCCCACCTGAGA TACTGGCCATGCATGAGAACGTGCTGAAGTGTCCAACTCCAGGATGCATAGGCCAGGGTCACGTAAACAGCAATCGCAACACACACCGCAG TCTTTCCGGTTGTCCCATAGCAGCTGCAGAGAAACTCTCCAAGGGGGGCCATGTCACCCCCAGTCACCCCCAGCCTTCAGTCAGCGAGCCCCCAACTGGGAGCCCCCATTCAGACAGAGTTCTCAG acctatGTGTTTTGTGAAGCAGCTGGAGATCCCTCAGTACGGCTACAGACCCAACATGGTGCCTGCCACACCCCGTGCCAACCTGGCCAAAGAGCTGGAGAAATATTCCAAGGTCTCCTTCGACTATGCAAGCTTCGACGTCCAGGTGTTTGGGAAGCCTTTGCTGGTTCCAAAGATACCCGCCACCAGTCAAACCTCACCCAAAGCCTTCAAAT ctAAACCATTCCCTAAGGCCACGTCCCCGGGCCATAGCTTCTCGGGAGGATATGCAAAGAGCagctcctcctcgtcctccagtGGCTACGATTACACCCATGATGCCGAGGCTGCTCACATGGCTGCCACTGCCATTCTGAACCTGTCCACACGCTGCTGGGAGAGTCCAGAGAACCTTCGCACCAAACAGCAGGACCCAGCTGGCAAG GACATAGATATTGAAGTGGATGAGAATGGGACGCTGGACCTGAGCATGAAGAAGCCCATCAAGATGGAAGGGATGCAATCACCAGAcccctgctcttcctcctcctcgcaGCACCCGGGAGACGTTCCCTCGCCCCAGGGCCACCTACAGGAGGAATTGGAGGGGCCTCTGGACTTCACTAAGCCAAACTGTCCCAAAGAGAAGGAGGAACAGGATGAG ATGGACTATGTGGCCCACTCCTACACCTCCTCTGACGCAGAAGATGATGACATCACCCAGGAGAGCATGGAGGACAAGAAGTACCCAGGCGAGGTCACCACGTCCAGCTTCAAGGTCCAGTTCTCACCCAAAGACTGCAAAAAAGAGGTTCTACT ATGTCCCACCCCAGGTTGTGATGGCAGTGGGCACATCACTGGTAACTACGCTTCACATCGGAG TCTGTCAGGCTGTCCTCTTGCTGATAAGTCTCTTCGGACCCTCATGGCTGCCCACTCTGCTGAACTGAA GTGTCCGACCCCTGAATGCGATGGATCAGGTCACATCACTGGAAACTACGCCTCCCATAGAAG TTTGTCTGGATGCCCCCGTGCTAAGAAAGGTGCCGTCAAGACAACACCCACCAAGGATGACAAGGAAGACCCTGAGCTTTTAAG TAGATGCCCGGTGCCCGGCTGTGACAGCCTGGGCCACATCAGTGGGAAGTATGCCACCCACCGTAGTGCCTATGGGTGCCCGCTGGCAGCACGGCGTCAGAAGGAGGGGCTCCTCAACGGTTCTCCTTTCTCCTGGAAGGCCTTCAAGACGGAGGGCCCCATCTGTCCCACCCCCGGCTGTGATGGATCAGGACACGCCAACGGCAGCTTCCTCACACACCGCAG TCTCTCTGGTTGTCCCAGAGCCTCCGCCAATAAGAAGAGAACCAGGTTCCCTGGAGACGAGTACATTACAGCAAATTTCAAGGCCAGCGATG TTCTGGATAATGATGAAGATATCAAGCAGCTGAACAAAGAGATCGGGGAACTGAGTGAGTCCAActcagagatggaggatgatatgaTGAACCTGCACACACAG ATCTCATCCATGGAGAAGAACCTGAAGAGTATGGAGGAGGAAAACAAGCAGATTGAGGAGAGGAACGATGCCCTGTACATTGAGCTGTCTGGCCTGAGCCAAGCTCTGATCCGCAGCCTGTCCAACATCCGGCTGCCACACATG GAACCTATGTCGGACCAGAACTTCGATAATTACGTGGACACCTTGACCCATATGTTCTCCAATAAAGATTGCTACCAAAACCCGGAGAACCGCGCTCTGTTGGAGTCCATCAACCAAGCAGTAAAAGGCATCGAAGTGTAG
- the LOC118359740 gene encoding myelin transcription factor 1-like isoform X4, translating into MSQDTAETRTRTRSKGIRVPVELVGAELSSCPTPGCDGSGHVIGRYSRHRSILGCPIVKKRKLVEAEENQPAPKKKTLPLKLAMDEGFNIADSDAASEAEHKEGEESEEEEQKEKENSKMPNPAMSMKADCSQVIPEDTEKETSVESDTIAAPEAGTSHKDTATTTQQQASTEEEAEAEADRHKEEMQVVAEIQAAEEEEEEDEDTVDAHRTIEHPKGDNETGRAESEEKQKEEVGEEEEEEGGGEEEKEEERQFVSQEISDHQYSSGDYSRHPAKEEGDEEEEKKGEEKEEEEEEKEEVEEEEEEVEEEKEEEEDEVVYMEPAIPLAPSTPAQECEDTEVAAGEVKIGSPLTEEEEEEEEEEEEEEEEETEAGEVEEEDHDSHKAPPTTVVIEIRSEEEEEEEEEEDDCLSQGSGVTDDSETWDMTRGNLGLLEQAIALKAEQVRGPHVDQQSPEHQHYHSPDDRASKAMDQAMRHRGHHSKEKKEVKCPTPGCDGTGHVTGLYPHHRSLSGCPHKDRIPPEILAMHENVLKCPTPGCIGQGHVNSNRNTHRSLSGCPIAAAEKLSKGGHVTPSHPQPSVSEPPTGSPHSDRVLRPMCFVKQLEIPQYGYRPNMVPATPRANLAKELEKYSKVSFDYASFDVQVFGKPLLVPKIPATSQTSPKAFKSKPFPKATSPGHSFSGGYAKSSSSSSSSGYDYTHDAEAAHMAATAILNLSTRCWESPENLRTKQQDPAGKDIDIEVDENGTLDLSMKKPIKMEGMQSPDPCSSSSSQHPGDVPSPQGHLQEELEGPLDFTKPNCPKEKEEQDEMDYVAHSYTSSDAEDDDITQESMEDKKYPGEVTTSSFKVQFSPKDCKKEVLLCPTPGCDGSGHITGNYASHRRCPTPECDGSGHITGNYASHRSLSGCPRAKKGAVKTTPTKDDKEDPELLSRCPVPGCDSLGHISGKYATHRSAYGCPLAARRQKEGLLNGSPFSWKAFKTEGPICPTPGCDGSGHANGSFLTHRSLSGCPRASANKKRTRFPGDEYITANFKASDVLDNDEDIKQLNKEIGELSESNSEMEDDMMNLHTQISSMEKNLKSMEEENKQIEERNDALYIELSGLSQALIRSLSNIRLPHMQEPMSDQNFDNYVDTLTHMFSNKDCYQNPENRALLESINQAVKGIEV; encoded by the exons ATGAGTCAGGACACAGCAGAAACGAGAACCCGGACCCGCTCAAAAGGCATCAGAG TACCCGTTGAACTCGTGGGAGCAGAGTTAAG TAGCTGCCCCACTCCCGGGTGCGATGGTTCAGGCCATGTCATTGGGAGATATTCACGACACAGAAG CATTCTTGGATGCCCAATAGTGAAGAAGAGGAAACTTGTGGAGGCAGAAGAGAATCAACCCGCCCCCAAGAAAAAGACCCTGCCCCTGAAGTTGGCCATGGACGAGGGCTTCAACATAGCAGACAGTGACGCCGCCAGTGAGGCAGagcataaggagggggaggagtcagaggaggaggagcagaaagAGAAGGAAAATAGCAAAATGCCAAACCCAGCCATGTCCATGAAAG CCGATTGCTCACAGGTGATACCCGAAGACACCGAAAAAGAGACATCTGTCGAGTCCGACACCATAGCTGCACCTGAAGCAGGGACTTCGCACAAGGACACAGCCACCACAACCCAACAGCAAGCTTCCACAGAGGAAgaagcagaggcagaggcagacagacacaaagaggagATGCAAGTAGTGGCAGAGATACAGGccgctgaggaggaggaggaggaagatgaggatacAGTTGATGCACACAGAACAATAGAGCATCCCAAAGGCGACAATGAAAcagggagagcagagagtgagGAGAAGCAAAAGGaggaggtaggagaggaggaggaggaggagggaggaggggaggaagagaaagaggaggagaggcaatTTGTGAGTCAGGAGATCTCAGATCACCAGTATTCCAGTGGCGACTATAGCAGGCATCCGGCaaaagaggagggagatgaggaagaagagaagaagggagaggaaaaggaggaggaggaggaagagaaggaggaggtggaagaggaggaagaggaggtagaggaagaaaaggaggaagaggaggatgaggtggTCTACATGGAGCCTGCCATCCCTCTTGCCCCTAGTACTCCTGCTCAGGAATGTGAGGATACAGAAGTGGCAGCGGGGGAGGTAAAGATTGGTTCCCCGTTgactgaagaggaggaagaggaggaggaagaagaggaggaggaagaagaggaggaaacagaaGCAGGGGAGGTGGAAGAAGAGGACCACGACTCTCACAAAGCCCCACCTACCACAGTGGTCATTGAGATACgatctgaggaagaggaggaggaagaggaggaagaagatgacTGTCTCTCACAGGGTTCGGGTGTGACAGATGACTCAGAGACCTGGGATATGACCCGGGGGAATTTGGGACTGCTGGAGCAAGCCATCGCCCTGAAGGCCGAGCAGGTGAGAGGGCCGCATGTCGACCAACAGTCTCCAGAGCACCAGCACTACCACAGCCCCGATGACAGGGCCAGCAAAGCCATGGACCAAGCCATGCGACACAGAGGACACCACAGCAAAG AAAAGAAGGAGGTGAAATGCCCTACCCCTGGGTGTGATGGGACGGGCCATGTGACTGGGCTGTACCCCCACCACCGCAGTCTCTCTGGGTGCCCTCACAAAGATAGGATCCCACCTGAGA TACTGGCCATGCATGAGAACGTGCTGAAGTGTCCAACTCCAGGATGCATAGGCCAGGGTCACGTAAACAGCAATCGCAACACACACCGCAG TCTTTCCGGTTGTCCCATAGCAGCTGCAGAGAAACTCTCCAAGGGGGGCCATGTCACCCCCAGTCACCCCCAGCCTTCAGTCAGCGAGCCCCCAACTGGGAGCCCCCATTCAGACAGAGTTCTCAG acctatGTGTTTTGTGAAGCAGCTGGAGATCCCTCAGTACGGCTACAGACCCAACATGGTGCCTGCCACACCCCGTGCCAACCTGGCCAAAGAGCTGGAGAAATATTCCAAGGTCTCCTTCGACTATGCAAGCTTCGACGTCCAGGTGTTTGGGAAGCCTTTGCTGGTTCCAAAGATACCCGCCACCAGTCAAACCTCACCCAAAGCCTTCAAAT ctAAACCATTCCCTAAGGCCACGTCCCCGGGCCATAGCTTCTCGGGAGGATATGCAAAGAGCagctcctcctcgtcctccagtGGCTACGATTACACCCATGATGCCGAGGCTGCTCACATGGCTGCCACTGCCATTCTGAACCTGTCCACACGCTGCTGGGAGAGTCCAGAGAACCTTCGCACCAAACAGCAGGACCCAGCTGGCAAG GACATAGATATTGAAGTGGATGAGAATGGGACGCTGGACCTGAGCATGAAGAAGCCCATCAAGATGGAAGGGATGCAATCACCAGAcccctgctcttcctcctcctcgcaGCACCCGGGAGACGTTCCCTCGCCCCAGGGCCACCTACAGGAGGAATTGGAGGGGCCTCTGGACTTCACTAAGCCAAACTGTCCCAAAGAGAAGGAGGAACAGGATGAG ATGGACTATGTGGCCCACTCCTACACCTCCTCTGACGCAGAAGATGATGACATCACCCAGGAGAGCATGGAGGACAAGAAGTACCCAGGCGAGGTCACCACGTCCAGCTTCAAGGTCCAGTTCTCACCCAAAGACTGCAAAAAAGAGGTTCTACT ATGTCCCACCCCAGGTTGTGATGGCAGTGGGCACATCACTGGTAACTACGCTTCACATCGGAG GTGTCCGACCCCTGAATGCGATGGATCAGGTCACATCACTGGAAACTACGCCTCCCATAGAAG TTTGTCTGGATGCCCCCGTGCTAAGAAAGGTGCCGTCAAGACAACACCCACCAAGGATGACAAGGAAGACCCTGAGCTTTTAAG TAGATGCCCGGTGCCCGGCTGTGACAGCCTGGGCCACATCAGTGGGAAGTATGCCACCCACCGTAGTGCCTATGGGTGCCCGCTGGCAGCACGGCGTCAGAAGGAGGGGCTCCTCAACGGTTCTCCTTTCTCCTGGAAGGCCTTCAAGACGGAGGGCCCCATCTGTCCCACCCCCGGCTGTGATGGATCAGGACACGCCAACGGCAGCTTCCTCACACACCGCAG TCTCTCTGGTTGTCCCAGAGCCTCCGCCAATAAGAAGAGAACCAGGTTCCCTGGAGACGAGTACATTACAGCAAATTTCAAGGCCAGCGATG TTCTGGATAATGATGAAGATATCAAGCAGCTGAACAAAGAGATCGGGGAACTGAGTGAGTCCAActcagagatggaggatgatatgaTGAACCTGCACACACAG ATCTCATCCATGGAGAAGAACCTGAAGAGTATGGAGGAGGAAAACAAGCAGATTGAGGAGAGGAACGATGCCCTGTACATTGAGCTGTCTGGCCTGAGCCAAGCTCTGATCCGCAGCCTGTCCAACATCCGGCTGCCACACATG CAGGAACCTATGTCGGACCAGAACTTCGATAATTACGTGGACACCTTGACCCATATGTTCTCCAATAAAGATTGCTACCAAAACCCGGAGAACCGCGCTCTGTTGGAGTCCATCAACCAAGCAGTAAAAGGCATCGAAGTGTAG
- the LOC118359740 gene encoding myelin transcription factor 1-like isoform X1, with translation MSQDTAETRTRTRSKGIRVPVELVGAELSSCPTPGCDGSGHVIGRYSRHRSILGCPIVKKRKLVEAEENQPAPKKKTLPLKLAMDEGFNIADSDAASEAEHKEGEESEEEEQKEKENSKMPNPAMSMKADCSQVIPEDTEKETSVESDTIAAPEAGTSHKDTATTTQQQASTEEEAEAEADRHKEEMQVVAEIQAAEEEEEEDEDTVDAHRTIEHPKGDNETGRAESEEKQKEEVGEEEEEEGGGEEEKEEERQFVSQEISDHQYSSGDYSRHPAKEEGDEEEEKKGEEKEEEEEEKEEVEEEEEEVEEEKEEEEDEVVYMEPAIPLAPSTPAQECEDTEVAAGEVKIGSPLTEEEEEEEEEEEEEEEEETEAGEVEEEDHDSHKAPPTTVVIEIRSEEEEEEEEEEDDCLSQGSGVTDDSETWDMTRGNLGLLEQAIALKAEQVRGPHVDQQSPEHQHYHSPDDRASKAMDQAMRHRGHHSKEKKEVKCPTPGCDGTGHVTGLYPHHRSLSGCPHKDRIPPEILAMHENVLKCPTPGCIGQGHVNSNRNTHRSLSGCPIAAAEKLSKGGHVTPSHPQPSVSEPPTGSPHSDRVLRPMCFVKQLEIPQYGYRPNMVPATPRANLAKELEKYSKVSFDYASFDVQVFGKPLLVPKIPATSQTSPKAFKSKPFPKATSPGHSFSGGYAKSSSSSSSSGYDYTHDAEAAHMAATAILNLSTRCWESPENLRTKQQDPAGKDIDIEVDENGTLDLSMKKPIKMEGMQSPDPCSSSSSQHPGDVPSPQGHLQEELEGPLDFTKPNCPKEKEEQDEMDYVAHSYTSSDAEDDDITQESMEDKKYPGEVTTSSFKVQFSPKDCKKEVLLCPTPGCDGSGHITGNYASHRSLSGCPLADKSLRTLMAAHSAELKCPTPECDGSGHITGNYASHRSLSGCPRAKKGAVKTTPTKDDKEDPELLSRCPVPGCDSLGHISGKYATHRSAYGCPLAARRQKEGLLNGSPFSWKAFKTEGPICPTPGCDGSGHANGSFLTHRSLSGCPRASANKKRTRFPGDEYITANFKASDVLDNDEDIKQLNKEIGELSESNSEMEDDMMNLHTQISSMEKNLKSMEEENKQIEERNDALYIELSGLSQALIRSLSNIRLPHMQEPMSDQNFDNYVDTLTHMFSNKDCYQNPENRALLESINQAVKGIEV, from the exons ATGAGTCAGGACACAGCAGAAACGAGAACCCGGACCCGCTCAAAAGGCATCAGAG TACCCGTTGAACTCGTGGGAGCAGAGTTAAG TAGCTGCCCCACTCCCGGGTGCGATGGTTCAGGCCATGTCATTGGGAGATATTCACGACACAGAAG CATTCTTGGATGCCCAATAGTGAAGAAGAGGAAACTTGTGGAGGCAGAAGAGAATCAACCCGCCCCCAAGAAAAAGACCCTGCCCCTGAAGTTGGCCATGGACGAGGGCTTCAACATAGCAGACAGTGACGCCGCCAGTGAGGCAGagcataaggagggggaggagtcagaggaggaggagcagaaagAGAAGGAAAATAGCAAAATGCCAAACCCAGCCATGTCCATGAAAG CCGATTGCTCACAGGTGATACCCGAAGACACCGAAAAAGAGACATCTGTCGAGTCCGACACCATAGCTGCACCTGAAGCAGGGACTTCGCACAAGGACACAGCCACCACAACCCAACAGCAAGCTTCCACAGAGGAAgaagcagaggcagaggcagacagacacaaagaggagATGCAAGTAGTGGCAGAGATACAGGccgctgaggaggaggaggaggaagatgaggatacAGTTGATGCACACAGAACAATAGAGCATCCCAAAGGCGACAATGAAAcagggagagcagagagtgagGAGAAGCAAAAGGaggaggtaggagaggaggaggaggaggagggaggaggggaggaagagaaagaggaggagaggcaatTTGTGAGTCAGGAGATCTCAGATCACCAGTATTCCAGTGGCGACTATAGCAGGCATCCGGCaaaagaggagggagatgaggaagaagagaagaagggagaggaaaaggaggaggaggaggaagagaaggaggaggtggaagaggaggaagaggaggtagaggaagaaaaggaggaagaggaggatgaggtggTCTACATGGAGCCTGCCATCCCTCTTGCCCCTAGTACTCCTGCTCAGGAATGTGAGGATACAGAAGTGGCAGCGGGGGAGGTAAAGATTGGTTCCCCGTTgactgaagaggaggaagaggaggaggaagaagaggaggaggaagaagaggaggaaacagaaGCAGGGGAGGTGGAAGAAGAGGACCACGACTCTCACAAAGCCCCACCTACCACAGTGGTCATTGAGATACgatctgaggaagaggaggaggaagaggaggaagaagatgacTGTCTCTCACAGGGTTCGGGTGTGACAGATGACTCAGAGACCTGGGATATGACCCGGGGGAATTTGGGACTGCTGGAGCAAGCCATCGCCCTGAAGGCCGAGCAGGTGAGAGGGCCGCATGTCGACCAACAGTCTCCAGAGCACCAGCACTACCACAGCCCCGATGACAGGGCCAGCAAAGCCATGGACCAAGCCATGCGACACAGAGGACACCACAGCAAAG AAAAGAAGGAGGTGAAATGCCCTACCCCTGGGTGTGATGGGACGGGCCATGTGACTGGGCTGTACCCCCACCACCGCAGTCTCTCTGGGTGCCCTCACAAAGATAGGATCCCACCTGAGA TACTGGCCATGCATGAGAACGTGCTGAAGTGTCCAACTCCAGGATGCATAGGCCAGGGTCACGTAAACAGCAATCGCAACACACACCGCAG TCTTTCCGGTTGTCCCATAGCAGCTGCAGAGAAACTCTCCAAGGGGGGCCATGTCACCCCCAGTCACCCCCAGCCTTCAGTCAGCGAGCCCCCAACTGGGAGCCCCCATTCAGACAGAGTTCTCAG acctatGTGTTTTGTGAAGCAGCTGGAGATCCCTCAGTACGGCTACAGACCCAACATGGTGCCTGCCACACCCCGTGCCAACCTGGCCAAAGAGCTGGAGAAATATTCCAAGGTCTCCTTCGACTATGCAAGCTTCGACGTCCAGGTGTTTGGGAAGCCTTTGCTGGTTCCAAAGATACCCGCCACCAGTCAAACCTCACCCAAAGCCTTCAAAT ctAAACCATTCCCTAAGGCCACGTCCCCGGGCCATAGCTTCTCGGGAGGATATGCAAAGAGCagctcctcctcgtcctccagtGGCTACGATTACACCCATGATGCCGAGGCTGCTCACATGGCTGCCACTGCCATTCTGAACCTGTCCACACGCTGCTGGGAGAGTCCAGAGAACCTTCGCACCAAACAGCAGGACCCAGCTGGCAAG GACATAGATATTGAAGTGGATGAGAATGGGACGCTGGACCTGAGCATGAAGAAGCCCATCAAGATGGAAGGGATGCAATCACCAGAcccctgctcttcctcctcctcgcaGCACCCGGGAGACGTTCCCTCGCCCCAGGGCCACCTACAGGAGGAATTGGAGGGGCCTCTGGACTTCACTAAGCCAAACTGTCCCAAAGAGAAGGAGGAACAGGATGAG ATGGACTATGTGGCCCACTCCTACACCTCCTCTGACGCAGAAGATGATGACATCACCCAGGAGAGCATGGAGGACAAGAAGTACCCAGGCGAGGTCACCACGTCCAGCTTCAAGGTCCAGTTCTCACCCAAAGACTGCAAAAAAGAGGTTCTACT ATGTCCCACCCCAGGTTGTGATGGCAGTGGGCACATCACTGGTAACTACGCTTCACATCGGAG TCTGTCAGGCTGTCCTCTTGCTGATAAGTCTCTTCGGACCCTCATGGCTGCCCACTCTGCTGAACTGAA GTGTCCGACCCCTGAATGCGATGGATCAGGTCACATCACTGGAAACTACGCCTCCCATAGAAG TTTGTCTGGATGCCCCCGTGCTAAGAAAGGTGCCGTCAAGACAACACCCACCAAGGATGACAAGGAAGACCCTGAGCTTTTAAG TAGATGCCCGGTGCCCGGCTGTGACAGCCTGGGCCACATCAGTGGGAAGTATGCCACCCACCGTAGTGCCTATGGGTGCCCGCTGGCAGCACGGCGTCAGAAGGAGGGGCTCCTCAACGGTTCTCCTTTCTCCTGGAAGGCCTTCAAGACGGAGGGCCCCATCTGTCCCACCCCCGGCTGTGATGGATCAGGACACGCCAACGGCAGCTTCCTCACACACCGCAG TCTCTCTGGTTGTCCCAGAGCCTCCGCCAATAAGAAGAGAACCAGGTTCCCTGGAGACGAGTACATTACAGCAAATTTCAAGGCCAGCGATG TTCTGGATAATGATGAAGATATCAAGCAGCTGAACAAAGAGATCGGGGAACTGAGTGAGTCCAActcagagatggaggatgatatgaTGAACCTGCACACACAG ATCTCATCCATGGAGAAGAACCTGAAGAGTATGGAGGAGGAAAACAAGCAGATTGAGGAGAGGAACGATGCCCTGTACATTGAGCTGTCTGGCCTGAGCCAAGCTCTGATCCGCAGCCTGTCCAACATCCGGCTGCCACACATG CAGGAACCTATGTCGGACCAGAACTTCGATAATTACGTGGACACCTTGACCCATATGTTCTCCAATAAAGATTGCTACCAAAACCCGGAGAACCGCGCTCTGTTGGAGTCCATCAACCAAGCAGTAAAAGGCATCGAAGTGTAG